The DNA segment CAAAGTTGCAACAGAGCCATATTTATTCAGACAAGTTATCAATACTGAGTTATTTGTCATTTTTTTCAGTTTTTAAATATTATAAAGTCATTATATTGTTTTTTTTAAATTAAAAAATAAAAAAGGGTTGCATTATGACTAAAAAACATACTTTTATTCCATTTGAGAAAGAGAAATCTGAAAAAACATATAAAGAAGCTCAAAATTGGCGAAAAGGTCAATTTCAGAAAAAAGATCATAAAGTTGAAGATTGGCCTAAACCCATTACTTATGATGGAAAGAAGATACTATCACACGTTCAAACAGGAGATAAAATATATGCATATGCTCATGGATTGCAAGCAGCATGCGAAATTACTAATACTAGAATGAACCAAAAGGGAAGAGAACGTATTACGCCTGAGACATTTGTTGATAGACTAATTGAAAGTGGGTTATCAACAGATAAAACACCATTTCAACTTAATTTATTTATGTGTCAAAGTGGTAAAACATATGATACTTACGGTTCTAAGGCTGACCCAAGCTTAAAAGGCAAAGTAATTGCTGGAGAAGTTACAAAAGCTTTGAAAGAAAAAGGCTTTCGAAATGTAAAAATAGTTGGCTATACTGAACCATTAAAAGCAGCTATTACCAGAATTTATGATGAGGATAAAAAAGATTATATTTTTCGCTCAGGCTATGTTGAGATGGACACAAAAGGTGACCTAACAAGTAAAGAAGGAAGAGCAAAAAATGTTCAAAGAATATTTAATATTGACCTAAAAGGTAATATATCTGACTCAATGCCTGATGGTAGTATATATCATCAACCAAAGGTCGCCAGACCAGTAAGTGACCCACCTACTATTTCTAAAAGCTTGTATGAACGAGCATTAAGAGAAGTAACTAGGTCTCCAGAGTTAGATTAACTCTGAACTAGGGCTCTGATGCAAAAAATTATGATTTTGCTAAACTTCTGCCAAATTAAATACAGAGTGTTTTAAATGATCATCATGTTAGCAATTCGTTGGTATTTGTCTTATTCCTTAAGTTATCGAGCCGTTGATAAAGATGGTGATACCTTAGAGTTTATGCTTTCTGAAAAAAGAGATGAAGAAGCAACCTTTAAGTTTCTTAAAAAAGCCATTGGCCAGCATGGCTTGCCTGAGTGTATTACCATTGATAAAAGTAGTGCTAATGATGCAGCTATTATCTTATTAAATTGTATGTTACATCTAAATAGGAATTTGGCCATATTGTTGGGTTGAAGATCGTCAAATTAAATATCTGAATAATCAGGTTGAGCAAGATCATCGATTTATCAAAAGATGAATGAAACCAATGCTTGGATTTAAAACATTTAAATCAGCTGAATCAACTTTAGCAGGTTATGAATTAATTAATATGTTAAGAAAAGGCCAACATACACATTGTGCTAATCAAACTATTTTTGAACAATTTAACTCACTCGCAGTTTAATTGCGCCCAAAGAATCCATGATTGTATAAAAAAACTGATGGAAATCTTTGCAACAGAGCCCCTAATTGAGCATTACTGACATAAGGTTAAAACAGCAATTAGAAAAAAGATGAGAGATATTAAAATGACATTAACTGATGCAATGGAAATAGTGCTAGATAAACTAACTATTTATTAGTGGGTGATGCTATACATAAAAAACCAATTCCTTGATTACGCCACTTGATTTGGGTATAGTGAATTTAATCAATTTTTACAGATACTTATTCAATGACTGCTTTAGAAAAAAAATCAATCTTCTCCTTGGCATCCATTTATTCTTTTAGAATGTTGGGTTTATTTATGATTCTGCCTATATTCACTCTCTACGCACACCAAATTAAAGATGCCACTGCGCTATTAATTGGAGTTGCATTAGGTGTTTATGGATTAACTCAAGCCCTACTACAAATTGTATTTGGCATGAGTTCTGACAAACTTGGAAGGAAACCAGTAATTATTTTTGGTTTATTACTATTTATCATTGGAAGTATTATTGCAGCAGAATCTCAAACTATATATGGCATTATTTTGGGGCGAGCCATTCAAGGTGCAGGCGCGATTGGAAGTACATTAACAGCGATGGTGGCTGATACCACCCAAGAGGAAAATCGAATGAAAGCGATGTCTATAATTGGCATGACTATCGGCTTATCTTTTATTGGTGCTATGATGTTAAGCCCAATTTTAAGCAGTTTCATTGGACTATCTGGTATTTTTTGGCTTACTGCATTTTTAGGCTTCATTGGTATTATTATTATATTAACCATTACACCAACCTCTAAAGAGCATCTGCTTCATCGAGATTGTGGAACAGTATCAAATCAACTGTTAAAAGTTATTACCACACCAGAACTTATAAGATTAAATTATGGCATATTTACTTTACATGCGATCCTAACAGCTCTTTTCATTATTATTCCAGTGATACTCACTTCAACCATTAACCTTAAACCAGATTTACAGTGGATAATATACTTGCCAGTACTTATTTTGTCCTTTGCCCTAATGCTTCCCTTTATTATCATTGCCGAAACAAAAAGAAAAATGAAACCTATTTTCTTGGGTGCAATAATTTTATTAACTTTGACTCAAGTATTGCTACTTGGCTTTCATCACAATATCATCTCTATTAGTTTTATATTATTACTGTTCTTTGCAACATTTACTTTCTTGGAAGCATCTTTGCCTTCTCTTGTATCTAAAATTGCCCCAGCTGGAAATAAAGGAACAGCTATGGGTATATACTCTAGCTTGCAATTTTTAGGTATTTTTGTTGGTGGTGTTTTTGGAGGAATCATCTATCACGTCTTTGGCATAAATGGTATTTTTATTTTTTGTGCTTTACTCTCAGCGCTATGGATTCCTGTTGCTGCTTCAATGAAAAAACCAAAACATTTGAGCTCTAAAGTTATTCCTTTGCTAAAAATAACCTCTGGGATACAAGATAAACTAGCATCCTTAAAAGGGGTTTCAGATGTAATGGTATGTCCAGATGAAATGGTTGCATATCTTAAAATTGATAAGTTACTTTTTGATGAACATGAACTAAAATCTTTAATAAATTAAAAAAATATATCGATAACATCATTGATATTATTTCAATATCGAATTAATATTCAATAACAGATACATCACTTGAAAGAAATATGCAGTGAGACCCTAGTAACTTCATTTACCAATTTAATTTTATTTCCTTATATTATTCTAGTGAGTATAACTAAACTCAGCATCACGCGGTACTTGATGATTAGTAAAGTAAACATTTACTTGATCACCAGAGTTTAAATTG comes from the bacterium SCSIO 12844 genome and includes:
- a CDS encoding MFS transporter, translating into MTALEKKSIFSLASIYSFRMLGLFMILPIFTLYAHQIKDATALLIGVALGVYGLTQALLQIVFGMSSDKLGRKPVIIFGLLLFIIGSIIAAESQTIYGIILGRAIQGAGAIGSTLTAMVADTTQEENRMKAMSIIGMTIGLSFIGAMMLSPILSSFIGLSGIFWLTAFLGFIGIIIILTITPTSKEHLLHRDCGTVSNQLLKVITTPELIRLNYGIFTLHAILTALFIIIPVILTSTINLKPDLQWIIYLPVLILSFALMLPFIIIAETKRKMKPIFLGAIILLTLTQVLLLGFHHNIISISFILLLFFATFTFLEASLPSLVSKIAPAGNKGTAMGIYSSLQFLGIFVGGVFGGIIYHVFGINGIFIFCALLSALWIPVAASMKKPKHLSSKVIPLLKITSGIQDKLASLKGVSDVMVCPDEMVAYLKIDKLLFDEHELKSLIN